The Proteiniphilum propionicum genome contains the following window.
AATTGTGTCATCAAGAAGTTGATAAAATGAATTGTCTATTGCAATATTTTTTAGTAACACTTTCTCGTCAGAGCTATTGTAATAAGTTCGATAGTGATTCACTTGTTTGTCAAGCAACACTTTTGTCCGAATATTTTTAGGTATTTGTTGTAAGGTTGCACCATTTATCCGATAGCTGTAAATTAAGTCTTCAATTAAATTTTTGGTATAATCTTCAATACGAGCAGAAAGTAGAAAAATACAAGATTGATTTATTAATTGCTTATGGTCATAAGTTAGCGGTGATGATTTATAAGAAATCTTCTTAGCTAGTTTTAGTAATTTATTAGATTCTGTTTCAAAATCTCTTCGTGCTCTACTTTTTGAGTATGACATAACTAAAATATTGTTTGAAGAAATTCAGTGTAATCCGTAATGCGTTTGGTTATTACATTTTTGTCTGTTGTTGCTTTTGTAATGGTATTGTAAAAGTCAACGTTTTGTAAAAGAAGTTCAAGTTTATTAATTACTTCTGTTTTATTTATGGCTTTTATTTGCTGTAATGTTGGGTTAACAGTATTCATTGATAACATTTGAGCTTCATACAAAGCAGTGTTAGCTTTAAGTCTTTTTCGATTTTCGTCAAATGTTTTAAACGCAAAGTCGCCATATAAAAGATGACACTTATTCAAGTTAGAAGTAAAATTGTTTGCCAAATCTTTGACTTGATTTTCTGGCATAAAACGGTTGTCCTCTGCGTATTTATTTAAAAAAACAGACATCGGCTTTACATATTCAGCGTATCTTTCTACTAAAGTGAAATATCTTAGAATAAGTTCGTCCCCTTTCATTCTATTGTCATTGCCTGTAGAAGTTAATTTCTTAAAAATTGAAGATTTTGCTAATTCTTCAATTTTAGTCATAAGAGTTCCATTGTAGATTCCGTGTCTTAATTCTTGTGGATTTAGTCTCACAGAGCCGGTATTCAAACGTTCAAAAACATCAAATTTAATTTGAGGATGTGTCTCTTTTAAAATAGCTATACACCGAATAGTCCTGTTAATAATATGTCTTTGAAATCTTGGGTCTAATTCACTAAATGTTAATCCGTCTAATTCGGGGTAAGTTGATAAGCCTGTTAATGGGAATCCATTATTTAGGAATAAACTTATACTTGTCAATCTTTGATTTCCGTCAATAACGGAAAGCGTTTCATCACCATTTTGACTTAAATAAATTACTGGAATAGGGCATTGAATAATTAAAGATTCAATAAGTCTTGATGCTTGTGTTCTATTCCATACATAGCCTCTTTGAAAATTAGGTATTACTATATGTTCGTTATTAATATAGTCGTTAATTGTAGAAACAGTAAAGTCGTAAGTTTCAGTAATTAGCTTTCTTTTTTCTGCAGGAATATTCAAAACCTCAACTTCAAATTCGTTGTTATCAGGAAAAATTCTATTTGCTAAAAGTGTTGATTTATTGTTCATAGTGTAGTTGCTTTTAAATATTAGTCAACGTGTTTTTCACCCAATCAATATCCTTCTCCCCTAAATGCTAAATTTATAACATTCGTATATCTTCATGCGCAATTGGGATTATTTACGAAGGTTTGTAGAATCTGGATAAATAATGGTGAAAAAAAGTGTGTTGCATAGGTATGCAGTATTTTAATTGCAAATATAACAATTATTTGGATAAAACAACGGTATTGTTTAAAAGTTATGAGTTTTCTTCCATGAGTATATTTTATTGATGTGTTTGTTGATGACAGTTCTTTCATGCTGAAAAAGCTCACCCATTTGTGCCCGCGTAAGCTAAACCGTCTCATCTTCCAGGCGTACTTCAAGTTTTGCCGTTTCATCCGGTTGATAAAGTATTATTTCTCCGTGTTGTTCCATATTCTGGATAAAGTATTCGTCGATTCTCACAACTTTGGTGTATACTCCTATTGTTGTCTCTTCATCAAGTTCTCGATGTTTTCCAATTGGGATACAGCTTGTTGGGTAATATTCAATTCAATGTCAATTACTTCTTGTTTAATGCCCTTGATTTCCCTGAATAGCTTTGCATTTTTACCTTGATGGACACTCTTTTTGTAAGTACCCCAGCAAGTACCTCTTGATTATTCCGGAGTATATGCACTCACAGATTTGATCTGATTATTCATGTCTACAACTGCGGGAGCTCCAGTAAATTGTTAGAGTATTATTAGAGTGCCAATAGGTATTATTAGAGCATTATTAGATTTTCACTGGAGATTCGCCAGTTTCCTCCTTTTCCCAGTAATTAAGCAAGAGCTTCTTCTGGTTTTTATCATTCCCCGGCTTCTGGTAATAAGGCATCTTGCCTACAACATCGATGAGCCACTTCCCCGGGTTCACCCTCTGCGCCTTGTATGAGGTCAACAAGGAGCTGTAAACAGGAGCAGATTATGGCCGTGTTCCCGGCTATCTCGTGGTTTTCACAGAACATGAGTTCTTTCGAGACAGGGCAATGGGTCGGATGGCATTTTCAGCCAGGTTGTTGTCGAGTTTCAGTCTTC
Protein-coding sequences here:
- a CDS encoding HEPN domain-containing protein, with protein sequence MSYSKSRARRDFETESNKLLKLAKKISYKSSPLTYDHKQLINQSCIFLLSARIEDYTKNLIEDLIYSYRINGATLQQIPKNIRTKVLLDKQVNHYRTYYNSSDEKVLLKNIAIDNSFYQLLDDTIAFSTQVHPSNIIGTNKYPSIKNLKILYNRLGIKDIINELHRKAKKNISTAIESFLSLRESIAHQGAPTITFNDVERHFKNINEAINYLDRVVYSHIKKESGENYWT
- a CDS encoding GmrSD restriction endonuclease domain-containing protein, which produces MNNKSTLLANRIFPDNNEFEVEVLNIPAEKRKLITETYDFTVSTINDYINNEHIVIPNFQRGYVWNRTQASRLIESLIIQCPIPVIYLSQNGDETLSVIDGNQRLTSISLFLNNGFPLTGLSTYPELDGLTFSELDPRFQRHIINRTIRCIAILKETHPQIKFDVFERLNTGSVRLNPQELRHGIYNGTLMTKIEELAKSSIFKKLTSTGNDNRMKGDELILRYFTLVERYAEYVKPMSVFLNKYAEDNRFMPENQVKDLANNFTSNLNKCHLLYGDFAFKTFDENRKRLKANTALYEAQMLSMNTVNPTLQQIKAINKTEVINKLELLLQNVDFYNTITKATTDKNVITKRITDYTEFLQTIF
- a CDS encoding IS66 family transposase, translating into MLKDTREYGFSSTCGMKNYLLDGRLKLDNNLAENAIRPIALSRKNSCSVKTTR